A DNA window from Choloepus didactylus isolate mChoDid1 chromosome 9, mChoDid1.pri, whole genome shotgun sequence contains the following coding sequences:
- the LOC119543637 gene encoding RNA polymerase II elongation factor ELL2 translates to MAAGGAAGLREEQRYGLSCGRLGQDNITVLHVKLTETAIRALETYQSHKNLIPFRPSIQFQGLQGLVKIPKSDPHNEVHNFNFYLSNVGKDNPQGSFDCIQQTFSSSGASQLNCLGFIQDKITVCATNDSYQMTRERMTQAEEESRNRSTKVIKPGGPYVGKRVQIRKAPQAVSDAVPERKRSTPMNPASTIRKTHSSSSVSQRPYRDRVIHLLALKAYKKPELLARLQKDGVNQKDKNSLGAILQQVANLNPKDLSYTLKDYVFKELQRDWPGYSEIDRRSLESVLSRKLNPSQNAAGTSRSESPLCSSRNAASSPSQKRLLDSDFIDPLMNKKARISHLTNRVPPTLNDHLNPTSEKSAAGLPLPSAAAAIPTAPPLPSTHLPVSNPPQTVISNSNSPSTPEGRGTQDLPVDSFSQNGSIYEDQQDKYTSRTSLETLPPGSVLLKCPKPMEENHSISHKKSKKKSKKHKEKDQIKKHDIETAEEKEEDLKREEEIAKLNNSSPNSNEGVKESCTASMEPSSTIELPDYLIKYIAIVSYEQRQNYKDDFNAEYDEYRALHARMETVASRFIKLDAQRKRLSPGSKEYQNVHEEVLQEYQKIKQSSPNYHEEKYRCEYLHNKLAHIKRLIGEFDQQQAESWH, encoded by the coding sequence ATGGCGGCGGGGGGGGCGGCGGGCCTGCGGGAGGAGCAGCGCTACGGACTGTCGTGCGGGCGGCTGGGGCAGGACAACATCACCGTACTTCATGTGAAGCTCACCGAGACGGCGATCCGGGCTCTCGAGACCTACCAGAGTCACAAGAATTTAATTCCTTTTCGACCTTCAATTCAGTTCCAAGGGCTCCAAGGGCTTGTCAAAATTCCCAAAAGTGATCCCCACAATGAAGTACATAACTTTAACTTCTATCTGTCAAATGTGGGAAAGGACAACCCTCAAGGCAGCTTTGATTGCATCCAGCAAACATTCTCCAGCTCTGGAGCCTCCCAGCTCAATTGCCTGGGATTTATACAAGATAAAATAACAGTTTGTGCAACAAATGACTCGTACCAGATGACACGAGAAAGAATGACCCAGGCAGAGGAGGAATCCCGCAACCGTAGCACAAAAGTTATCAAACCTGGTGGACCATATGTAGGGAAAAGAGTGCAAATTCGGAAAGCACCTCAAGCTGTTTCAGATGCAGTGCCTGAGAGGAAAAGGTCAACTCCCATGAACCCTGCAAGTACAATTCGAAAGACACACAGCAGCAGCAGTGTTTCTCAACGGCCATACAGGGACAGGGTGATTCACTTACTGGCACTGAAGGCCTACAAGAAACCTGAGCTGCTTGCTAGATTGCAGAAAGATGGCGTCAATCAAAAAGACAAGAACTCCCTCGGAGCAATTCTGCAACAGGTAGCCAATCTGAATCCTAAGGATCTCTCATATACTTTAAAGGATTATGTTTTTAAAGAGCTTCAAAGGGACTGGCCTGGATACAGTGAAATAGACAGACGGTCATTGGAGTCAGTGCTCTCTAGAAAACTAAATCCATCTCAGAATGCTGCTGGCACCAGCCGTTCAGAATCTCCCTTATGTTCTAGTAGAAACGCTGCATCTTCTCCTTCTCAGAAACGACTTTTGGATTCCGATTTCATTGATcctttaatgaataaaaaagctcGAATATCTCACCTGACAAATAGAGTACCACCAACATTAAATGATCATTTGAATCCCACCAGTGAAAAGTCTGCTGCGGGTCTCCCACTGCCCTCTGCAGCTGCTGCCATCCCCACCGCTCCACCGCTGCCTTCAACCCACCTGCCCGTCTCAAATCCTCCTCAGACTGTAATTTCTAACTCCAATTCCCCTAGCACTCCAGAAGGCCGGGGGACTCAAGACCTACCTGTTGACAGTTTTAGTCAAAACGGTAGTATCTATGAGGACCAACAAGACAAATATACCTCTAGGACTTCCCTGGAAACCTTACCCCCTGGTTCAGTTCTACTAAAGTGTCCAAAGCCTATGGAAGAAAACCATTCAATATCTCACAAAAAGTccaaaaagaaatctaaaaaacacaaggaaaaggaccaaataaaaaagcatgacattGAGACTgctgaggaaaaggaggaggaccttaaaagagaagaggaaattgCCAAGCTAAATAACTCCAGTCCAAATTCCAATGAAGGAGTTAAAGAGAGTTGCACTGCCTCTATGGAGCCTTCTTCAACAATTGAACTCCCAgattatttgataaaatatattgCTATTGTCTCCTATGAGCAACGCCAGAATTACAAGGATGACTTCAATGCTGAATATGATGAGTACAGGGCCTTGCATGCCAGGATGGAGACTGTAGCTAGCAGATTTATCAAACTGGATGCACAACGAAAGCGCCTTTCTCCAGGCTCAAAGGAGTATCAGAATGTTCATGAAGAAGTTTTACAAGAATATCAGAAGATCAAGCAGTCTAGTCCCAAttaccatgaagaaaaatatagatgCGAGTATCTTCATAACAAGCTGGCTCACATCAAAAGACTAATAGGTGAATTTGACCAACAGCAAGCAGAGTCATGGCACTAA